The following proteins are encoded in a genomic region of Arachis ipaensis cultivar K30076 chromosome B02, Araip1.1, whole genome shotgun sequence:
- the LOC107624747 gene encoding phosphoenolpyruvate carboxylase 2 has product MAATSRNIEKMASIDAQLRLLAPRKVSDDDKLVEYDALLLDRFLDILQDLHGEDIRQTVQDCYELSAEYEGKHKTEKLEELGNMLTGLDAGDSIVIAKSFSHMLNLANLAEEVQIAYRRRIKLLKKGDFADENSAITESDIEETFKRLVTELKKSPQEVFDALKNQTVDLVLTAHPTQSIRRSLLQKHGRIRNCLTQLYAKDITPDDKQELDEALQREIQAAFRTDEIRRSPPTPQDEMRAGMSYFHETIWKGVPKFLRRVDTALKNIGINERVPYNAPLIQFSSWMGGDRDGNPRVTPEVTRDVCLLARMMAANLYFSQIEDLMFELSMWRCNDELRVRADELHVSSRRDAKHYIEFWKQIPPNEPYRVILGDVRDKLYNTRERARQLLANGTSDIPEETTFTNVEQFLEPLELCYRSLCACGDRPIADGSLLDFLRQVSTFGLSMVRLDIRQESDRHTDVMDAITKHLEIGSYREWSEERRQEWLLSELSGKRPLFGPDLPKTEEIADVLETFHVIAELPSDNFGAYIISMATAPSDVLAVELLQRECHVKQPLRVVPLFEKLADLESAPAAVARLFSIDWYRNRINGKQEVMIGYSDSGKDAGRLSAAWALYKAQEELIKVAKDFGVKLTMFHGRGGTVGRGGGPTHLAILSQPPETIHGSLRVTVQGEVIEQSFGEEHLCFRTLQRFTAATLEHGMHPPVSPKPEWRVLLDEMAVIATKEYRSIVFQEPRFVEYFRCATPELEYGRMNIGSRPSKRKPSGGIESLRAIPWIFAWTQTRFHLPVWLGFGSAFKHAIEKDPKNLLMLQDMYNQWPFFRVTLDLIEMVFAKGDPGIASLYDKLLVSEELLPFGERLRTKYEETKSFLLKVAGHRDLLEGDPYLKQRLRLRDSYITTLNVLQAYTLKRIRDPDYHVKLRPHLSKEFMESNKPAAELVKLNPKSEYAPGLEDTLILTMKGIAAGMQNTG; this is encoded by the exons ATGGCAGCTACTAGTAGGAACATTGAGAAGATGGCTTCAATTGATGCTCAGCTGAGGTTGCTGGCACCAAGGAAGGTTTCTGATGATGACAAGCTTGTTGAGTATGATGCTTTGTTGCTTGATCGATTCCTTGACATTCTTCAGGATTTGCATGGTGAAGATATCAGGCAAACG GTTCAAGATTGTTATGAGCTTTCAGCTGAGTATGAAGGGAAGCATAAGACTGAGAAGTTGGAGGAACTTGGGAATATGCTAACTGGTCTTGATGCTGGGGATTCTATTGTCATTGCCAAATCATTTTCCCACATGCTTAATTTGGCTAACTTGGCAGAAGAAGTCCAAATTGCCTACCGAAGAAGGATTAAACTATTAAAGAAGGGCGATTTTGCTGATGAGAACTCTGCCATCACTGAATCTGACATTGAAGAAACCTTCAAGAGGCTTGTGACTGAACTGAAGAAGTCCCCACAGGAAGTGTTTGATGCCTTGAAGAACCAAACTGTAGATTTGGTCCTAACTGCTCATCCCACTCAGTCCATTCGTCGATCTCTGCTGCAAAAGCATGGAAG GATAAGGAACTGTCTGACACAGTTGTATGCAAAAGACATAACACCGGATGATAAGCAGGAACTTGATGAGGCTCTCCAAAGAGAG ATTCAAGCTGCATTTCGCACAGATGAAATTCGAAGGAGTCCTCCGACACCACAAGATGAGATGAGGGCAGGAATGAGCTACTTTCATGAGACAATATGGAAAGGTGTACCAAAGTTTTTGCGCCGTGTTGACACAGCTCTGAAGAACATCGGAATAAATGAGCGTGTCCCATACAATGCCCCTCTTATTCAATTCTCTTCTTGGATGGGAGGAGATCGTGATG GTAACCCTAGGGTAACCCCTGAAGTTACAAGGGATGTGTGTTTGCTGGCTAGAATGATGGCTGCTAATTTATACTTCTCTCAGATAGAAGATCTCATGTTTGAG CTGTCTATGTGGCGCTGCAATGATGAGCTTCGTGTTCGTGCTGATGAACTCCATGTGTCCTCAAGGAGAGATGCAAAACATTACATTG AATTTTGGAAGCAGATTCCTCCAAATGAGCCATATCGTGTTATTCTTGGTGATGTGAGGGACAAACTATACAATACACGCGAACGTGCTCGCCAGTTATTAGCCAATGGAACCTCTGACATCCCCGAAGAGACAACCTTCACAAATGTTGAGCAG TTCCTGGAGCCCCTTGAACTCTGCTATAGATCACTCTGCGCATGTGGTGACCGACCAATAGCAGATGGTAGCCTTCTTGATTTCTTGCGGCAAGTTTCCACATTTGGACTCTCAATGGTAAGACTCGACATTCGTCAAGAGTCAGACCGGCACACTGATGTCATGGATGCCATTACCAAACACTTGGAGATTGGATCATACCGAGAGTGGTCTGAGGAACGCAGGCAGGAATGGCTTCTGTCAGAGCTCAGTGGAAAGCGCCCTCTGTTCGGCCCTGATCTTCCCAAAACAGAAGAGATCGCCGATGTTCTGGAAACCTTCCATGTCATTGCAGAACTTCCCTCAGACAACTTTGGTGCCTACATAATCTCAATGGCAACAGCACCGTCTGATGTGCTTGCTGTTGAGCTCTTACAACGGGAATGCCATGTGAAGCAACCGCTAAGGGTTGTGCCATTGTTTGAAAAGCTTGCTGATCTTGAGTCTGCTCCTGCTGCAGTGGCGCGGCTTTTCTCTATTGATTGGTACAGAAACCGAATCAATGGGAAGCAAGAAGTTATGATAGGATACTCAGACTCAGGAAAAGATGCCGGTCGTCTTTCTGCGGCTTGGGCGCTGTACAAGGCTCAAGAGGAGCTCATAAAGGTTGCGAAGGATTTCGGTGTTAAGCTGACAATGTTCCATGGCAGAGGAGGGACTGTTGGAAGAGGAGGCGGCCCCACTCACCTTGCTATATTATCTCAGCCACCAGAAACCATTCATGGCTCACTTCGGGTGACAGTTCAAGGTGAAGTTATTGAACAATCCTTTGGAGAGGAGCACTTGTGCTTTAGAACTCTCCAGCGATTCACTGCTGCTACACTTGAGCACGGAATGCACCCTCCCGTGTCACCCAAACCGGAATGGCGAGTGCTGCTAGATGAGATGGCTGTCATTGCAACGAAGGAGTATCGCTCCATTGTTTTCCAGGAACCCCGTTTTGTTGAATACTTCCGATGT GCTACCCCTGAGTTGGAGTATGGACGAATGAACATTGGAAGTCGTCCATCAAAGAGAAAGCCGAGTGGAGGAATCGAATCACTGCGTGCTATTCCATGGATTTTTGCTTGGACACAAACAAGGTTTCATTTGCCAGTGTGGCTTGGCTTTGGTTCTGCATTTAAGCATGCAATTGAGAAGGATCCAAAGAATCTCCTAATGCTTCAGGATATGTACAACCAGTGGCCTTTCTTCAGGGTCACCCTGGACTTGATCGAGATGGTGTTCGCCAAGGGAGACCCGGGGATCGCTTCCCTGTACGACAAACTCCTAGTGTCAGAAGAGCTGTTGCCATTCGGAGAGCGCTTGAGGACTAAATATGAAGAAACCAAGAGTTTTCTCCTTAAG GTTGCTGGGCACAGGGATCTTCTTGAAGGTGACCCCTACTTGAAGCAAAGGCTTCGTCTCCGCGATTCATACATCACAACCCTGAATGTGTTACAAGCCTACACGTTGAAGAGAATCCGCGACCCCGACTACCATGTCAAGTTGAGGCCACATTTGTCAAAGGAATTCATGGAATCAAACAAGCCAGCTGCAGAACTTGTTAAACTCAACCCAAAAAGTGAGTATGCTCCTGGTTTGGAGGACACACTTATCTTGACAATGAAGGGTATTGCTGCTGGCATGCAAAACACAGGTTAA
- the LOC110267437 gene encoding FRIGIDA-like protein 3 has translation MSLASLSYDSDDDYPVSTKLKMKDKILDAAVNSSNSEESDNNDNIPLSSRLALNSSLAKSNSKNDSSVQKDIPKPQKRNIIDCDDADLFPLTVTRYGSLNYVQKAKKLKKSENLPKHNSFPLKEKETSKPHLKEKEISLSDRYLEECQKKREAVKKKFHLLEKDIEEMSEKLENKKKQFDYIQGQLSSYSSNVEVKKKEYEGVQRGIEGQKRQIEERMKKLDSKEKQFEGQLEEVESIRKKYESKLNEILFKEKQVEAQLKELEVKMMQHEASVKSFREQKQEVANYTDNQSSTDEGSFRLFASEPNDTDILDVLRSSSDPAKVILDIMKDPMDSHDKKGDQAMAIDNNHIFLLEQLMKISPDIESHVREEAMELALNMKANMRLSTDNSLAVLSFLMILSIYKLVSSFDEDEVLKLFEIVAHHKPSIELFRMIGFADKISDFVENLIKNEQYIEAVGFICAYDLAEKNLAADLFRAHVNKAKLTCESSCKEPKSSKIRAAKQEITSLKTVLQCISENNQECEDLVKEIQDRILEVEKLKRIIIMASIKKNLQYLL, from the exons ATGTCTCTAGCTTCTCTTTCTTATGATTCAGATGATGATTATCCAGTGAGTACTAAATTGAAAATGAAGGATAAAATCCTTGATGCTGCTGTTAACAGCTCGAATTCTGAAGAGTCTGATAATAATGACAATATTCCTTTGTCATCACGCTTAGCTCTGAATTCTAGTTTAGCAAAATCCAACAGTAAAAATGATAGCTCTGTTCAAAAGGATATTCCTAAACCTCAGAAACGAAATATAATCGACTGTGACGATGCTGATCTGTTTCCCCTGACTGTTACGAGGTATGGTTCCCTAAACTATGTGCAGAAGGCCAAGAAATTAAAGAAGTCGGAAAATCTTCCAAAACATAACTCATTCCCTTTGAAAGAGAAAGAAACTTCTAAACCACATTTGAAAGAAAAAGAGATATCATTATCGGATCGGTATTTAGAGGAATGCCAAAAGAAGAGAGAAGCTGTAAAGAAGAAATTTCACTTGCTAGAGAAAGATATTGAGGAGATGTCGGAAAAGCTTGAAAACAAGAAGAAACAATTTGATTATATTCAAGGACAACTGAGTTCGTATTCTTCAAATGTTGAGGTAAAAAAGAAAGAATATGAAGGGGTGCAAAGAGGCATTGAGGGACAGAAGAGGCAAATTGAAGAACGAATGAAGAAACTCGATTCAAAAGAGAAGCAATTTGAAGGCCAATTGGAGGAAGTTGAATCAATCAGGAAGAAGTATGAAAGCAAATTGAACGAGATCCTATTCAAAGAGAAGCAAGTTGAAGCTCAATTGAAGGAGCTTGAGGTTAAAATGATGCAGCATGAAGCATCTGTAAAATCATTCAGAGAGCAAAAACAAGAAG TTGCAAATTACACAGATAATCAGTCTTCTACTGATGAAGGGAGTTTTCGACTTTTCGCAAGCGAGCCAAATGATACTGACATTTTAGATGTTCTCCGGTCATCATCGGATCCAGCAAAAGTCATTTTGGATATAATGAAGGATCCTATGGATTCACATGATAAGAAGGGAGATCAAGCCATGGCTATAGATAATAACCACATCTTCCTTCTCGAGCAGCTGATGAAAATCTCACCAGATATTGAATCTCATGTTAGAGAGGAGGCAATGGAGCTTGCTCTAAATATGAAAGCTAATATGAGATTAAGTACTGACAATTCATTGGCGGTTCTGAGTTTCCTAATGATCTTGTCAATTTATAAACTAGTTTCCTCCTTTGATGAAGATGAAGTTTTAAAGCTTTTTGAAATTGTTGCTCACCACAAGCCATCTATTGAGCTCTTCCGGATGATTGGTTTCGCAGATAAAATCTCTG ATTTTGTTGAGAATCTTATCAAGAATGAGCAGTATATCGAAGCTGTCGGATTCATTTGTGCATATGACTTGGCAGAGAAGAATCTAGCGGCTGATCTCTTTCGAGCACATGTGAACAAGGCAAAATTGACATGTGAGAGCAGTTGCAAGGAACCTAAGTCTAGTAAG ATCAGAGCCGCAAAACAAGAAATCACAAGCCTCAAAACTGTTCTGCAGTGCATTTCGGAGAACAACCAAGAATGTGAAGATCTGGTTAAAGAGATTCAAGATCGCATCCTAGAGGTAGAAAAGCTTAAGAGAATTATTATAATGGcctctataaaaaaaaatttacaatacCTTTTGTAA